A genomic segment from Juglans regia cultivar Chandler chromosome 14, Walnut 2.0, whole genome shotgun sequence encodes:
- the LOC108990097 gene encoding fasciclin-like arabinogalactan protein 11 has translation MTKHAVFSFSLLLIFLFRYYCTTAGAQAPDITKILEKPGRFTILLRLLKSTGIVNQLNGELQKSNTGFTLFAPPDKAFSDLRSGSINSLSDLQKVQLIQFHILATYVTLPNFQTLGNPVPTQAGDTSAGAFPLNVSSSGNDVQISTGVVNATVGSVVYSDNDLVVYQVDKVLLPLAIFSDYEPDSVPLAESNPPVSAKVDKSAGVVSLPMHGMPVFLGIAVNIAALAL, from the coding sequence ATGACCAAACATGCTGTCTTTTCCTTCTCACTTCTACTCATATTTCTCTTCCGGTACTACTGCACCACAGCCGGTGCCCAGGCTCCCGACATCACCAAAATCCTTGAGAAGCCTGGCCGGTTCACGATCCTGCTCCGTCTCCTAAAGAGCACCGGAATAGTTAACCAACTCAACGGGGAGCTTCAGAAATCAAACACTGGTTTTACCCTTTTTGCTCCACCGGACAAAGCATTTTCGGACCTCAGATCAGGCAGCATTAACTCTCTAAGTGACCTCCAGAAGGTCCAACTTATACAGTTCCATATCTTAGCCACTTACGTCACTCTACCAAATTTCCAAACTTTGGGCAACCCGGTGCCGACCCAGGCCGGAGACACCAGCGCAGGTGCGTTCCCACTAAATGTCTCCTCCTCCGGCAATGACGTGCAGATCTCCACAGGCGTTGTGAATGCCACAGTGGGCAGTGTAGTGTATTCGGATAATGATCTGGTTGTGTATCAAGTGGATAAAGTGCTTCTTCCTCTGGCAATTTTTAGTGACTATGAGCCTGATTCGGTACCGTTGGCGGAGAGCAATCCTCCTGTTTCTGCTAAAGTAGACAAATCTGCAGGTGTGGTGAGTCTCCCCATGCATGGAATGCCGGTTTTTCTTGGAATTGCAGTGAATATCGCAGCGTTGGCTTTGTGA
- the LOC108990050 gene encoding fasciclin-like arabinogalactan protein 12: protein MTKYAAFSLSILFVFLFHGINTLAQPTAPPVPPAVAPTPPTLAPAKSATPPASPAKPPTQSAKAPAQSVQVPVQKGSIDVTKILAKARGYSVFIRLLKSTGLAAQLYGQLNSSNNGFTIFAPTDTAFSNLKPGTINSLSDLQKTQLIQFHILNSVIGLSNFQTLSNPVPTEAGDTSAGEFPLNVTTAGNQVNISTGLVNTTMGGTIYFDNQLAIYRVDSVLLPLDVFSPKSKKAAAPKPEMSESNTTATTADSPSGDGAAAASAAASAAGAAASAAADAAKIFASDAVSHSRKGMLLPVGIVVVAFCMAKGT from the coding sequence ATGACCAAATACGCCGCCTTTTCCCtatcaattttatttgtttttctctttcatgGTATTAACACTTTAGCCCAGCCCACTGCTCCTCCAGTCCCGCCAGCCGTGGCTCCAACCCCGCCAACCTTGGCTCCAGCCAAGTCAGCCACGCCTCCTGCCTCACCCGCCAAGCCTCCAACCCAATCAGCCAAGGCGCCTGCCCAGTCAGTCCAAGTACCTGTACAAAAAGGTTCTATTGATGTCACAAAAATCCTTGCAAAGGCCCGTGGTTATTCAGTCTTTATCCGCCTCTTAAAGAGCACTGGACTTGCTGCACAACTATACGGACAACTCAACAGTTCAAACAATGGGTTTACCATATTTGCACCTACGGATAccgcattttcaaatctcaaaccaGGCACTATAAACTCTCTATCTGACCTACAAAAGACCCAGCTTATACAATTTCACATCTTGAACTCCGTGATTGGTCTATCCAACTTCCAAACTCTAAGTAATCCAGTGCCAACAGAGGCCGGTGACACTAGCGCCGGGGAATTCCCACTAAATGTGACTACTGCCGGCAACCAAGTGAACATCTCGACCGGCCTTGTGAATACCACAATGGGTGGTACAATATATTTTGATAACCAGCTTGCGATATATCGAGTGGACAGTGTGCTTCTTCCACTAGATGTTTTTTCTCCCAAGTCTAAAAAAGCTGCAGCACCTAAACCAGAAATGTCAGAATCAAATACTACAGCCACTACTGCCGATAGTCCGTCAGGGGAtggtgctgctgctgcttctgcCGCAGCTTCTGCTGCGGGTGCCGCAGCTTCTGCTGCTGCCGACGCCGCCAAAATATTTGCATCTGATGCAGTGAGCCACAGCAGGAAGGGAATGTTGTTACCGGTTGGAATTGTTGTGGTTGCATTTTGTATGGCGAAAGGAACTTGA